The Streptomyces rimosus genomic interval GCGGGTCGTCGGCGCCCAGCGCCATCGGGACGCCGGCGTCGTAGAGGGTCCGCAGCGGTACGTCCTCGGGCTTCTCGTAGACGCCCAGCGCCACGTTCGACGCCGGGCAGACCTCGCAGGTCACGCCGCGGTCGGCCAGCCGCCGCAGCAGCGCCGGGTCCTCCGCGGCCCGTACGCCGTGGCCGACGCGCGTCGCGTGCAGGTCGTCCAGGCAGTCCCGCACGCTCGCCGGCCCGGACAGCTCGCCGCCGTGCGGCGCCGCCAGCAGCCCACCGTCCCGCGCGATGGCGAAGGCCCGGTCGAAGTCGCGCGCGAAGCCCCGCCGCTCGTCGTTGGAGAGCCCGAAACCGATCACGCCCTGGTCGGCGTAGCGGACGGCCAGCCGGGCGAGCGTACGGGCGTCCAGGGGGTGTTTCATGCGGTTCGCGGCCACCAGCACGCGTATCCCGAGGCCGGTCTCCCTGGAGGCGGCGCGCACCGCGTCCAGGATGATCTCCAGCGCGGGGATCAGCCCGCCCAGCCGCGGCGCGTATGAGGTCGGGTCGACCTGGATCTCCAGCCACCCGGAGCCGTCCCGCACATCCTCCTCGGCGGTCTCGCGGACCAGCCGCTGGATGTCCTCGGGGGAGCGCAGACAGGACCGGGCGATGTCGTACAGCCGCTGGAAGCGGAACCAGCCGCGCTCGTCCGTCGCCCGCAGCTTCGGCGGCTCGCCGCCCTTCAGGGCCTCCGGCAGGTGCACGCCGTACTTGTCGGCGAGATCCAGCAGGGTCGCGGGCCGCATCGACCCGGTGAAGTGCAGGTGCAGGTGGGCCTTCGGCAGGGCCCGGACATCGCGTACACGTTCCATCCCAAGATCTTGCCGTACGGGGCCGACGGGCCGGTAGGCCCTTTCCCGAACGAGCGCCCGCCCGAAAGCAGATGCGGGTCCCGGGAAAACCCCGGGGCCCGCATACGTCCGGCTGGGCGCTACTTCGCCTCGGCAAGCAGGTTCTGCACGCGCGTGATGCCCTCGACCAGGTCCTCGTCGCCGAGCGCGTACGACAGGCGCAGGTAGCCCGGCGTGCCGAACGCCTCACCCGGGACCACCGCGACCTCGGCCTCCTCCAGGATCAGCTCGGCCAGCTCCACGCTGGTCCGCGGGCGCTTGCCGCGGATCTCCTTGCCGAGCAGGTCCTTGACCGAGGGGTACGCGTAGAACGCCCCCTCCGGCTCCGGGCACAGCACGCCGTCGATCTCGTTGAGCATCCGCACCATCGTCCGGCGGCGCCGGTCGAAGGCGGTCTTCATCTCCTCGACGGCCGTCAGGTCGCCGGAGACCGCCGCGACGGCCGCGGCCTGCGCCACGTTGGAGACGTTCGAGGTGGCGTGCGACTGGAGGTTCGCCGCGGCCTTGATCACGTCCTTCGGGCCGATCGCCCAGCCCACCCGCCAGCCGGTCATCGCGTACGTCTTCGCCACACCGTTGACGATGATGCACTTCTCGCGCAGCTCCGGCACGACCACCGGCAGCGAGCAGAACGTCGCGTCGCCGTAGACCAGGTGCTCGTAGATCTCGTCGGTGAGCACCCACAGGCCGTGCTCGGCGGCCCAGCGGCCCACCGCCTCGACCTGCTCGCGGGTGTAGACCGCGCCGGTCGGGTTGGACGGCGAGACGAACAGCAGCACCTTCGTACGGTCCGTACGGGCCGCCTCCAGCTGCTCCACGGACACCCGGTAACCGGTGGTCTCGTCGGCCACCACCTCCACCGGCACGCCGCCCGCCAGCCGGATCGACTCCGGGTAGGTGGTCCAGTACGGGGCGGGCACGATGACCTCGTCGCCCGGGTCCAGGATCGCCGCGAACGCCTCGTAGATCGCCTGCTTGCCACCGTTGGTGACCAGCACGTTCGCCGCCTCGACCTCGTAACCGGAGTCGCGCAGCGTCTTGGCGGCGATCGCGGCCTTCAGCTCGGGCAGGCCGCCGGCCGGGGTGTAGCGGTGGTACTTCGGGTTGCGGCAGGCTTCGACGGCCGCCTCGACGATGTAGCCGGGCGTGGGGAAGTCGGGCTCGCCGGCGCCGAAGCCGATCACCGGTCGACCGGCGGCCTTGAGGGCCTTGGCCTTGGCGTCCACGGCGAGGGTCGCGGACTCGGAGATCGCCCCGACGCGGGCCGACACCCGACGGTCGGTGGGGGACTGTGCGGGAGGAGTAGCGCTCATGTACTGCATGTTCCCAGACCGCTCAGGGGGCGGGCACACGGGTTTGAAGGCGCCGCCTCGGGGCTTTCTGTTCGACGCCCGGCCGCGAAGCACGTACACTCGCTGACCGTTGGCTCCCAACAGGCCGTCGGCGACCGTGCACCTGGTGCAGTGGCCGGTATGCGGTAGGTTGGGGGAACCACAAAGGGTCGTAGCTCAATTGGTAGAGCACTGGTCTCCAAAACCAGCGGTTGGGGGTTCAAGTCCCTCCGGCCCTGCTACACGCACTCGTCACCGAGTCGCGTGCACGCGTACGTACTGAAATGCACCGCCGTGCGGCTCTACCGGGCGCGGCACGGCCAACGACCCGGATTCAGGTGAGGACGAGTGACGGACGCCCTGGGCTCCATCGACATGCCTGAGCGCGGTCGTTCCGAAGACGAGAACGCGGAGTCGAAGAAGCCCCGCCGCGGCGGCAAGCGCGGCAAGAAGGGCCCCTTCGCCCGGCTGGCGCTCTTCTACCGGCAGATCATCGCCGAACTCCGCAAGGTCGTCTGGCCCACGCGGGGACAGCTTTCGACGTACACCACTGTGGTGATCGTCTTCGTCGTCATCGTCATCGGTCTCGTAACCGTGATTGACTTGGGATTCAACCAGGCCGTCAAGTACGTCTTCGGCTGATCCCGCGAAGGGCGCCTTTGCGGGCGCCCCTTTGCATGTTCAACCCCTTGAAGCCAGGAAGAAGCAGCCACCGTGTCTGACCCGAACCTGAACGACGCCGCCGACTCCGTCGAGACGGCAGCGGCCGACGTTGACGCGGCTGCCTCGGCCGAGGTCGAGGGCGACGCTGCGGCGCTTGCCGACGAAGAGGCCGCCCGCGAGATCGTCGAGGGCGCCGACGCGGCCGACGAGCTCGACACCGAGGACGCCGAGGCGGGCGAGCCCGCCGAGGAGGCCGCGGTCACCGTCGAGGACGAGGCCGCCGCTGTGGCCGAGACCGCCGAGGACGCGGCGGCCGAGGGCGAGGACGAGCCGGTCGACCCGATCGCCGCGCTGCGCGAGGAGCTGCGGACCCTGCCGGGCGAGTGGTACGTGATCCACACCTACGCGGGCTACGAGAAGCGCGTGAAGGCCAACCTGGAGCAGCGCGCCGTCTCGCTCAACGTCGAGGACTTCATCTACCAGGCCGAGGTCCCCGAGGAAGAGATCGTCCAGATCAAGAACGGCGAGCGCAAGAACGTCCGCCAGAACAAGCTCCCGGGCTACGTGCTCGTGCGCATGGACCTGACGAACGAGTCCTGGGGCGTCGTGCGCAACACGCCGGGCGTCACCGGCTTCGTGGGCAACGCCTACGACCCGTACCCGCTCACCCTGGACGAGATCGTCAAGATGCTCGCCCCGGAGGCCGAGGAGAAGGCCGCCAAGGAGGCCGCCGAGGCCGAGGGCAAGCCGGCTCCGTCCCGCAAGGTCGAGGTCCAGGTGCTGGACTTCGAGGTGGGCGACTCGGTCACCGTCACCGACGGCCCGTTCGCCACGCTGCAGGCCACGATCAACGAGATCAACGCCGACTCGAAGAAGGTCAAGGGCCTCGTCGAGATCTTCGGCCGCGAGACCCCGGTCGAGCTGAGCTTCGACCAGATCCAGAAGAACTGACGCTCTTCAGGACACCAGCTTCCGAACAGGTCGGACGGGCCCTCCGGGGACCGTCTGACCTGCTCGGTTTTTGGCCGTACTGCTATACCCGTTATCGTGGTGCGGTATGCCTCCATCCGGATGACCGGATGGACTGGCGAAAAACCTCTCACTAGGACCCGGAGAGAGCATGCCTCCCAAGAAGAAGAAGGTCACGGGGCTCATCAAGCTCCAGATCCAGGCTGGTGCCGCGAACCCGGCTCCGCCGGTCGGCCCCGCGCTGGGTCAGCACGGCGTCAACATCATGGAGTTCTGCAAGGCCTACAACGCCGCGACCGAGTCGCAGCGTGGCTGGGTCATCCCGGTGGAGATCACGGTCTACGAGGACCGTTCCTTCACCTTCATCACCAAGACCCCGCCGGCCTCGAAGATGATCCTGAAGGCCGCGGGCGTGGAGAAGGGCTCCGGCGAGCCGCACAAGAACAAGGTCGCCAAGATCACGGCCGACCAGGTTCGCGAGATCGCCACCACCAAGATGCCCGACCTGAACGCCAACGACCTGGACGCCGCGTCGAAGATCATCGCCGGCACCGCCCGTTCCATGGGCATCACGGTCGAGGGCTGACAGCCACCCCGCACCCGCCCCGCGGCACCCGCCGCACCCAGGGGCACGTGGCAGGGCCAGGCGCTGGCCCGCACCACGACTCCACCGCCATCATTCAGGAGCAGCAGTGAAGCGCAGCAAGAATCTTCGCAACGCGGACGCGAAGATCGACCGGGAGCGTCTGTACGCCCCGCTCGAGGCCGTCCGTCTGGCCAAGGAGACCTCCACGGCCAAGTTCGACGCGACCGTCGAGGTCGCCATGCGTCTGGGTGTCGACCCGCGCAAGGCCGACCAGATGGTCCGTGGCACCGTGAACCTTCCGCACGGCACCGGTAAGACCGCCCGGGTCCTGGTCTTCGCGACCGGCGACCGTGCTGCGGCCGCGGAAGCCGCGGGCGCCGACATCGTCGGCTCCGACGAACTGATCGACGAGGTCTCCAAGGGCCGTCTGGACTTCGACGCCGTCGTCGCCACGCCGGACCTCATGGGCAAGGTCGGCCGCCTCGGCCGCGTGCTCGGTCCCCGTGGTCTGATGCCGAACCCGAAGACCGGCACCGTCACCCCGGATGTCGCCAAGGCTGTCACCGACATCAAGGGCGGCAAGATCGAGTTCCGCGTGGACAAGCACGCGAACCTCCACTTCATCATCGGCAAGGTGTCCTTCGACGACGCCAAGCTGGTGGAGAACTACGCCGCGGCGCTGGAAGAGATCAACCGTCTCAAGCCGTCCGCCGCCAAGGGCCGGTACATCAAGAAGGCCACCATCACCACCACGATGGGCCCCGGTGTGCAGGTCGACGCCAACCGCACCCGCAACCTCCTCGTCGAGGAGGACCCGGCCGCCGTCTGACACTGACGACGCCGCGCGTTCGCGTACGTCTGGCCCCGTACCTCACCGAGGTGCGGGGCCCGACGCATGTCCGGGCAACGGACGGCCGCGGGCGGCCGGGGCGGCGCGAGGGCGGAGTGGCGGCCGATACCGGGCCCGTACGGGCGTCGCGGGCGGTTC includes:
- a CDS encoding adenosine deaminase translates to MERVRDVRALPKAHLHLHFTGSMRPATLLDLADKYGVHLPEALKGGEPPKLRATDERGWFRFQRLYDIARSCLRSPEDIQRLVRETAEEDVRDGSGWLEIQVDPTSYAPRLGGLIPALEIILDAVRAASRETGLGIRVLVAANRMKHPLDARTLARLAVRYADQGVIGFGLSNDERRGFARDFDRAFAIARDGGLLAAPHGGELSGPASVRDCLDDLHATRVGHGVRAAEDPALLRRLADRGVTCEVCPASNVALGVYEKPEDVPLRTLYDAGVPMALGADDPLLFGSRLAAQYEIARTAHGFSDTELAELARQSVQGSRAPEDVRRKLLAGVDAWLGGTGSDARPGGE
- a CDS encoding pyridoxal phosphate-dependent aminotransferase; translation: MSATPPAQSPTDRRVSARVGAISESATLAVDAKAKALKAAGRPVIGFGAGEPDFPTPGYIVEAAVEACRNPKYHRYTPAGGLPELKAAIAAKTLRDSGYEVEAANVLVTNGGKQAIYEAFAAILDPGDEVIVPAPYWTTYPESIRLAGGVPVEVVADETTGYRVSVEQLEAARTDRTKVLLFVSPSNPTGAVYTREQVEAVGRWAAEHGLWVLTDEIYEHLVYGDATFCSLPVVVPELREKCIIVNGVAKTYAMTGWRVGWAIGPKDVIKAAANLQSHATSNVSNVAQAAAVAAVSGDLTAVEEMKTAFDRRRRTMVRMLNEIDGVLCPEPEGAFYAYPSVKDLLGKEIRGKRPRTSVELAELILEEAEVAVVPGEAFGTPGYLRLSYALGDEDLVEGITRVQNLLAEAK
- the secE gene encoding preprotein translocase subunit SecE, with protein sequence MTDALGSIDMPERGRSEDENAESKKPRRGGKRGKKGPFARLALFYRQIIAELRKVVWPTRGQLSTYTTVVIVFVVIVIGLVTVIDLGFNQAVKYVFG
- the nusG gene encoding transcription termination/antitermination protein NusG → MSDPNLNDAADSVETAAADVDAAASAEVEGDAAALADEEAAREIVEGADAADELDTEDAEAGEPAEEAAVTVEDEAAAVAETAEDAAAEGEDEPVDPIAALREELRTLPGEWYVIHTYAGYEKRVKANLEQRAVSLNVEDFIYQAEVPEEEIVQIKNGERKNVRQNKLPGYVLVRMDLTNESWGVVRNTPGVTGFVGNAYDPYPLTLDEIVKMLAPEAEEKAAKEAAEAEGKPAPSRKVEVQVLDFEVGDSVTVTDGPFATLQATINEINADSKKVKGLVEIFGRETPVELSFDQIQKN
- the rplK gene encoding 50S ribosomal protein L11; translated protein: MPPKKKKVTGLIKLQIQAGAANPAPPVGPALGQHGVNIMEFCKAYNAATESQRGWVIPVEITVYEDRSFTFITKTPPASKMILKAAGVEKGSGEPHKNKVAKITADQVREIATTKMPDLNANDLDAASKIIAGTARSMGITVEG
- the rplA gene encoding 50S ribosomal protein L1 gives rise to the protein MKRSKNLRNADAKIDRERLYAPLEAVRLAKETSTAKFDATVEVAMRLGVDPRKADQMVRGTVNLPHGTGKTARVLVFATGDRAAAAEAAGADIVGSDELIDEVSKGRLDFDAVVATPDLMGKVGRLGRVLGPRGLMPNPKTGTVTPDVAKAVTDIKGGKIEFRVDKHANLHFIIGKVSFDDAKLVENYAAALEEINRLKPSAAKGRYIKKATITTTMGPGVQVDANRTRNLLVEEDPAAV